Below is a window of Candidatus Thorarchaeota archaeon DNA.
AGCCAGCTGCGAGTCTCTGTAATCTCACTAACAGCGGCCTGAATCTTGTGACCCTCCCACTCCTCTCCAAGAGGAACGCTCAGATTCGATGTGGTAGTATTGCCACTGTCAGCATCATAGAACATAGTTTCGTCATTGAAGGTATCAGTCCGATTGCCATATTCAGAACCATTCAAAGGGGCACCAGAACCAGTAATCTGTGTAGGAACAGAGGATAGCTCGTATTTGCGCAGAACTTCATTGGGTCCCAAATGTACCGTGTCTCCGTTGTCCAAGTCTAGAGTAGACCCAGCGGGCTGGTCTGCATTAGTGTCGACGGACGCTGGGACTGATGACAAGAATCCCATGAACAATGGAAGCACTACAGCTAGCAAGCAGATGCATTTTTTGGGTCGCACACGATACCTCTCCGTTCTACGTATTTGCTGATCGTATTTGGCGGCCTCTGATATGGCCTACCATATACTACCATCGAGTTTGAGAAATGAGTATTCGGTTATTTAACACCTATTACTCACTTTTCGTTCGATTTATCGAAAGCGTCCTCTACTCAATAATGGAATCAACCACAGCATCATTGTATCCTACGTCGATACAGGAAAGCGGCGATGGCTACAACAGCAAAGGCAGCAATCGGAATATAGGGGTGCGTAACCAAAAACTCCACCATTCCAAGTCCTTCGTGAGTATATTGCATTTCTTGAGTTTTAGCAGTATTCAATCCCAAATCTGTTGCTTCGAGATAGATTACTAGTTTATCACTAAAAGCCAAGGGTGGGATTTCTGCTTCCCATCTGTTGTCATTCTTGGTGCATTCGTATTGATATTCGGTTTCACCATCAACTAAGATGTGTGCAACAACTTCCTCAACGCCAGAAAGATTATCGTGAACAACAGCCCAAACTTCTCTTCCTCCTTCTGGCTCCTCGAGAGCATCAATTCCCCAGTCCACAAACTCAGGAGCTTCCGTGTCGAAAATCGAATACATCAATCGAGTAGTCCAAGCATCAGCATTCTCAAGGGCGGTGAAGCAGCCAGACCAGTTCATCGAGTTATAGAAGTCTGTTGCTTCCTCGAAGTGGTCAAGTACATTCTCCTCCGCTTCAATCGTTGCCGGTCGTGGATTTTCCGGAATAAGACTGCTGATGTTCAGAAACCGATTCCAGAAACTGTATTCCATTTGATCCAAGTAGGTACTCTTCACCCAGTTCTGATCGAATACTGATGTTCCGTTGTGCATACCGAAGTAGCCCATTGGACTGTACGAAAAATCGCCAGCATAATGGTCCTGGCTCCACGTATGACCGAATCCAACAGCATGCATGCTCTCGTGCAGCTGAACTCCGGAAACCCCCTCGCGCGGTGTAACTCCATCGGGGCGATAGTATCTCTCCCAGGATTTCCATATGGCGGTTTGTCCACCTCCGCCAAGACCGGTGTACTCTCGTCCGTATGCATGCATTACCATGTTTTTCTTGATGAAAACCACACCGAATACATTGATCTGCTCGGAATAAACGTCCACGTATTTGTACCTGTGATTCTGATAGATATCGTAGAACATTGCAGACCCATCTACGATAGTTTCCCCGTCAACAACTTCAGCATGGTCCCAGAACGTCTCATTCCACTCTGGATAGTCATTGATATCAAGGTAACTGACATTAGTCTCCCAATCGATGAATGGGACAAACTCTTCAAGATGTGATTTCTGCATTTCATCGTCAGTAACCCATTCAATGCTATCAACAGGAACACCATTGCTGGCATCAAGTGTGAAAACTAGGGCTTCTAGGGTTCCCTTGTGAGCGTAGTTCGCCGGACTGTGTTGAGCTGGAAAATGTAGGTAGCCAATTACATCCTGCATGTACCTACCAAGGTATTCGGATAGTTCATCAATCCCAGCTTGTACAGCAAGATTGCCCTCAGAGACTTTATCCTCCAAGTCCTTTGTACAGTATTCTGGTGCATCGTCGTATGGCTCCATTCCCCACCAGATTCTGGCCCAACGGAGATACCATTGGTTAGCAGAAGGATCGAGCACGTACAAATCACTACGACCACCAAAGCCTGCATATTGAAGAGTTACGGGTGGATTGAGTTCATTGTCCCATTCCAATCTGAACCAATCGATATGCTCTCCAGTATCTGGGTCGATATCATGGTAATCATACCAATGCTCAACACCATGATCCTCTGTATCAAGAACAGAGAAATTGAGAAGATAGAAATTGTAACCCAGTTCCGGCTGCTCTACTACAGGATGCTCTGCTAGCCAATCCTCTACCACGTATGCATCAATGCTTCTGCCGGCACGTGGATAGAAAATCCGCTGCGGTTCCTCAGGATGATTCTTCTGGTATTCCAGCTTCGTTTCGTTAATTGTTGTTCCAGTATCCGAACCATTTGCCGAATTGGTCTCAATCACTGTAAGCAGCTGATTGGAAAAAAGCTCGCTGGCGAATACAAACGAATACTCGATAGTGTAGTTGATAGTCATGTCATCTACTGTATGCACTCGCTCGTTAGGTAGACTATCTACTATGAATTCTGTATTCAGTGATTCTTGTTCATAATTGACAAGAATGATATTGACGGTCCAGTGTCGTTGTATTTGCCCATCTCCATTTGCCATGAAACAGTCTTGAGGTATAGTGTGTAGTTCAGAAACATCCAGACTATTGTCAGATCTGTATGGTCCATGAAGAAAGACCGCTGCTATAATCAAGAGGACTATCAGCTCACGATGCATGAATAACACTTACATTGTTCAAGATATTAATCCCAATGTTTATTCAAATAGGACCCATCAGGACGTGACACCGGAAATGGCCATTAGGATAAACCACGTTGTGGGAAAAGAAAAATGGTTTCATGAACAAAAAGAGAATCTATGAGCGAGTCAACTACAAAATGCCTGATGACCCGGTACAATGGCGATGTAAGTTACTCTGAGCTTGAAAACAGACAGAAGGAGTTTGTGTTAACTTTCCAAAAGCCTCAAAATGGCAAAGCATAATGCGTTAGCACTACAGCTTTTATGGATTCAGCGCAATCTTTCACTACCATGCCAAATAGCGGTGATGATTACGTCCTCGAAGTAGAAAATCTGAAAGCATACTATACTTCTAAGCGGGGCCTAGTCAAAGCTGTAAACGATGTATCTTTCGGAATCAAACCGGGTGAAGCAGTCGGGTTATTTGGTGAATCAGGTGCAGGAAAAACCTCTGTTGCTCTGGCAATTCTTGGTATTTTTGATCGATTTTCCAGATACTATGCGTCTACATCCGGCCACGAAGAGAACAAGAAGCTATGGAAGATGAGGGATGAAGCAAGAGAGAAAGGTATCACTTCGGAAGAGGTAGGGCGGGACCTCCCAGGAGTAGAAGGCCACATCTGGTTCAAGGGAGAAGACCTTGTAGGGCTAAATGACAAGGATTACAGAGAAGTTCGAGGGGATGATATCACCTACGTTCCTCAGGGCACAAGAAAGTCAATGAATCCGTACACACAAATTGAGCTCCAAACTGCAGAAGCACTTTGGGCTCATGATGAAGATGAAGTCCTGTTCGAATGGGAAGTAGCAAAGCGAGTACTTGAGGTTCTGGATCTTGTTGAGTTGGCTGATCCGGATGTGCGCAAGAGCCTCAAGCCAAGCGAGTTTTCAGTTGGAGAGGATCAGCGTATCCTCATAGCGATGGCACTTGTAACCAAGCCTTCGTTACTGATTACAGACGAACCAACAACTGCAGTAGACGTTGGTATTCAGAATCGGATTCTTGAAGCTCTTAGACTTGCGAGAAAGGAACTCGACCTTTCTATGTTGCTCATCAGTAATGATCAAGGAGTAATTGCTGATACCAGTGATAGAGTAGCTGTGATGTCAGCTGGAAGAATCATGGAATTTGGAAACGCAAAAAGAGTTCTGAATACACCGGGGCATCCTTTCACTCGAGCATTCATCATGAGCAATCCGCCACTCAAAATGATGCGACGAATTAGAGAGAAAGGAATGCGTATCCGGGGTATCCCTGGCGAACCCCCGGATATGACAAATCCCCCATCAGGTTGCCCCTTTCATCCTCGTTGTCAATATGCCAAGAGCATATGCAAGGAGCAAGTTCCAGAGTACCGAGAAGTGGAGCCGGAATACTGGATCTTCTGCCACAGATATGAGGACCTACCGAAGTTCTAAGTAAGCCAAACCGGAGCTAGTGCCTTCAATCATCAGATTCCTCTTTCTCTAGTGTCTCCAGCTCGTAGTCTCTCGAGCCAAGCTCAATCTTCTCAGCATGAGAAAGCTGGATTTCTGCAAGCCGCAAAAGCTCTCCCGTATCATCTTCTCTGCACTCATGCACGTGTGCAAACTTGGGTTCACCACACTCTAAATCAGCCGCTTCCGATTCTGGATTCGGCTCGGCGTCATTGATTGCATCAAGACTGGCCTGATCGATGGCTACAGGATCGCGAGAGCCGAATATGCCAATATCATGAACAAGAAGCGGAGCACCTACATTCCAGCAATCGCACTTATCGGAAATATCAATTGCTAGGTTGATATAGTAGAACTTGTCTCGACCAATCGAGTCAACAACGCCCATTGCATTCTCAACGAATCTAGGAGATTGTTCAGGATTTGGTCGCCAAGTTACGTTGATAGCCTTAGCTTCAACCACATTGGAGCATACAGACCGACAGTGGACGCACCAGATACACTGGGCAGAGTCTATGACTGCTGTTTCTTCTTCCATTGAAATGCATCGTACTGGACAGACCTCTATACACTGACCACATTCAGGGCCAAGGCACTTCTCCGCGTCTATCGAAACATCACCCATGTTGTGCATCATAGCCTTTCCTCGCTTGCCAACAAGTCCGATTCCAAGGTTTTTCAGTGAGCCTCCAATACCGCTTAGTCCGTGACCTTTAGCATGTGTGAGCATGATTACAATATCGGTGTCGAATAGCGCTGCTGCGACATCCACGTCCTCCACAAACTCGCCATCTATGTCAACCATGCGGATATCTGTTCCCCAGTATCCGTCAGCCATGATCATAGGAGCGCCAACTGTAGCTGGGCTATACCCGTTCTTCATAGCCATGCCAAGATACTCGACGGCTGTAGTTCGGCCACCGTAAATGCCGGAGGTTCCATATCCGAGACCACATGTTTCTGCCACGAATGGGATACCCCCACTTTCCCGCACCAAATCAACAATCTTTCTAACATATGCAGGACGAATGTAATTGGTGTTACCATATTGTCCGAAGTGGGTCTTTACCATGACCTTGCTTCCTTCTTCAATGGCATCTTCAAGACCTAAAGAACGATATGTGTGCTCAAGCTTATCCAGCATGTTGTAATCAGAAGTCGCTTTTCGATCGGAGAAGAAGACTTTGGATTTTGACATTCGCCGTTTCACCTTGTTCAGAGTCAATCTTATCGATGACTGATTAACTCATCGGTATCAAAAAACTGACGATACCTTGTTCAATAGCGTTTTAATGTTAGTGACGTCCATTCTGCTATCTATGGTGGACAATGTGTCCGAAGAAGATACACTGTTGCGAGTTGAGAATCTTAGAGCATACTATCCTTCAAAGAAGGGGCTCATCCGCGCAGTAGATGATGTATCATTCGAAGTGAATGAAGGCGAGTGCTTAGGTCTACTAGGCGAAAGCGGTTGTGGGAAATCATCACTTGCTCTGGCTGTCCTTGGTCTTTTCGAGAAGATAGCAAGATTCGAAGCAGGAGCAGCCAGCACTCCCGGCTTACGAAAGAGATTCGATGATAAAGGGAATGAAAGAGCCGGTGTTCATGGCAAGGTATTCTTCAGAGGCAAAGAGCTAACTGCCCTCCCTGAGGAGGAATTGGTTGAGATTCGCGGTGAAGAGATTTCGTTGATACCTCAGGGACTTGGTCACGCTCTTAACCCTCAGTACAGTGTAGGCATGCAAACCGGTGAACCTGTTGAAATCCACAAGGAAGATATAAGACTGCTTGAACTTAAGCGAAAAGTCTTAGAATTTCTCGACTTGGTACAGCTGGCGGATTCTGGAACACGATTCGTACTCGACCCAGGCAGCTTCAGTGGTGGCGAGTCTCAAAGAATACTCATTGCTATGTCGATAATTTCTGGGCCATATCTGGTAATTGCAGACGAACCAACTTCAGCTCTTGACGTAACTATTCAGCGGCAGATACTAAATGTGCTTGAAATGATTCGTGACGATTTCGATGTTTCAACGCTGCTGATTAGTCATGATGCCGGTGTCATAGCTGATTTGGCAGATCGAGTAGCTGTAATGTACGCAGGAAAAATTATGGAGCTAGGAGATGCCGTACAGATGTTCCATGAACCTGACCACCCTTACACCAAGGGTTTGATGGCGTCTTATCCAAGAATAGCCATGATGCAAATGAAAAAGGGGAAGGAAAAGCCGCGTCTACGGGGAATACGAGGAAATCCACCAGATCCTGCAAACATACCCTCGGGGTGCCCATTTCATCCTCGTTGTGAATTCGCTACTGATCAATGTAGCAGCACGGTTCCAGATTATCGAGAAGTTGAGCCGGGTCATTTTATCCGCTGTATACGCTGGGAAGACTTGAGTTCATAAGGTGTGGGCGCCGACCAAGCGCCCACGTTAGCACAGATAAGAGAGCCAATTATCCATCTTTTGGAGAATTCGGAAAATCCACCCCATGAAGCATACAG
It encodes the following:
- a CDS encoding ABC transporter ATP-binding protein; the protein is MDSAQSFTTMPNSGDDYVLEVENLKAYYTSKRGLVKAVNDVSFGIKPGEAVGLFGESGAGKTSVALAILGIFDRFSRYYASTSGHEENKKLWKMRDEAREKGITSEEVGRDLPGVEGHIWFKGEDLVGLNDKDYREVRGDDITYVPQGTRKSMNPYTQIELQTAEALWAHDEDEVLFEWEVAKRVLEVLDLVELADPDVRKSLKPSEFSVGEDQRILIAMALVTKPSLLITDEPTTAVDVGIQNRILEALRLARKELDLSMLLISNDQGVIADTSDRVAVMSAGRIMEFGNAKRVLNTPGHPFTRAFIMSNPPLKMMRRIREKGMRIRGIPGEPPDMTNPPSGCPFHPRCQYAKSICKEQVPEYREVEPEYWIFCHRYEDLPKF
- a CDS encoding DUF362 domain-containing protein; amino-acid sequence: MSKSKVFFSDRKATSDYNMLDKLEHTYRSLGLEDAIEEGSKVMVKTHFGQYGNTNYIRPAYVRKIVDLVRESGGIPFVAETCGLGYGTSGIYGGRTTAVEYLGMAMKNGYSPATVGAPMIMADGYWGTDIRMVDIDGEFVEDVDVAAALFDTDIVIMLTHAKGHGLSGIGGSLKNLGIGLVGKRGKAMMHNMGDVSIDAEKCLGPECGQCIEVCPVRCISMEEETAVIDSAQCIWCVHCRSVCSNVVEAKAINVTWRPNPEQSPRFVENAMGVVDSIGRDKFYYINLAIDISDKCDCWNVGAPLLVHDIGIFGSRDPVAIDQASLDAINDAEPNPESEAADLECGEPKFAHVHECREDDTGELLRLAEIQLSHAEKIELGSRDYELETLEKEESDD
- a CDS encoding ABC transporter ATP-binding protein, producing MSEEDTLLRVENLRAYYPSKKGLIRAVDDVSFEVNEGECLGLLGESGCGKSSLALAVLGLFEKIARFEAGAASTPGLRKRFDDKGNERAGVHGKVFFRGKELTALPEEELVEIRGEEISLIPQGLGHALNPQYSVGMQTGEPVEIHKEDIRLLELKRKVLEFLDLVQLADSGTRFVLDPGSFSGGESQRILIAMSIISGPYLVIADEPTSALDVTIQRQILNVLEMIRDDFDVSTLLISHDAGVIADLADRVAVMYAGKIMELGDAVQMFHEPDHPYTKGLMASYPRIAMMQMKKGKEKPRLRGIRGNPPDPANIPSGCPFHPRCEFATDQCSSTVPDYREVEPGHFIRCIRWEDLSS